Genomic window (Sphingomonas sp. HF-S4):
CGACATCTCGGATCGCGACGCAGCCTATCTCCAACCCAGCTTCAGCAATGGCCAGGACGGCACCGGCAGCATCGCCAAGGGCACCGGTCTGGTCTCGCTGACCGCGGCTTTCTGACGAAGGACCAGAACCATGCAGGACCTGCTCTGGATCGCGATCATGGGAGGATTGGTGGCGCTTACGCTCGCCTATGTCCGCCTGTGCGACAAGGCATAGGGAGGCGAGAATGATCATCGACCTCTGGCTGGCGGCCATCACGGCGCTCGGCCTTCTATTCTATCTCGTGGCGGTTCTGAT
Coding sequences:
- the kdpF gene encoding K(+)-transporting ATPase subunit F, whose product is MIIDLWLAAITALGLLFYLVAVLIRPERF